One stretch of Portunus trituberculatus isolate SZX2019 chromosome 23, ASM1759143v1, whole genome shotgun sequence DNA includes these proteins:
- the LOC123507925 gene encoding cofilin/actin-depolymerizing factor homolog, which yields MASGVKVSDEIHKAYTDIKKSKKYRYIIFHIKDDKEICIETYGDRDATYDDYLQHLSNVGPEQCRYGLYDFEYEHACQGTSDTKKQKLFLMSWCPDTAKIKKKMLYSSSFDALKHALEGVGKYIQATDMAEASYECVLEKCRSTDRS from the exons ATG GCCTCCGGAGTGAAAGTATCGGATGAGATCCACAAGGCGTACACAGACatcaaaaagagcaagaagTATAGGTACATAATCTTCCACATaaaggatgataaagaaatatgcaTTGAGACG TATGGAGATAGAGATGCGACATACGATGACTATTTGCAACACCTGAGTAATGTGGGGCCAGAGCAGTGTCGTTACGGCCTGTACGACTTTGAGTACGAACATGCCTGCCAGGGAACCTCAGAT ACAAAGAAGCAGAAGCTGTTTTTGATGTCATGGTGCCCAGACACGgccaagataaagaagaagatgcTTTACTCCTCCAGCTTTGATGCACTGAAACATGCTCTAGAAGGTGTCGGCAAATATATCCAG GCTACAGACATGGCCGAGGCATCCTACGAGTGTGTGTTGGAAAAATGCCGCTCTACAGACCGTTCCTAA